One region of Halomonas huangheensis genomic DNA includes:
- the queF gene encoding NADPH-dependent 7-cyano-7-deazaguanine reductase QueF (Catalyzes the NADPH-dependent reduction of 7-cyano-7-deazaguanine (preQ0) to 7-aminomethyl-7-deazaguanine (preQ1) in queuosine biosynthesis) — protein sequence MSELSTPGQRPETLEHAPLGRESNYPEHYDPSLLFPIARAANRAPLGIEESRLPFVGEDEWHAFELSWLNRKGKPIVAVARFRLPAESPNLIESKSWKLYLNSFNQTHFDDHAAVAQTLTADLSKAAGAEVKVELLAVDDAELMPRPLPGECIDDLDIDVRSYTPSSDHLAVGDEVVEETLTSHLLKSNCPVTGQPDWGSVMIRYRGPRLDREGLLRYIIGYRQHQDFHEHCVEHIFTDLMQRARPERLLVMARYVRRGGLDISPWRATPGEEPPLPLRLARQ from the coding sequence ATGAGTGAGTTATCCACACCCGGTCAGCGGCCGGAGACTCTGGAGCATGCGCCGCTGGGGCGTGAGTCGAATTATCCTGAGCACTATGATCCGAGCCTGCTGTTTCCGATTGCACGTGCTGCCAACCGCGCACCTCTGGGCATCGAGGAGAGCCGGTTGCCGTTCGTTGGTGAAGATGAATGGCATGCCTTCGAGCTTTCCTGGTTGAACCGCAAGGGCAAGCCGATCGTCGCCGTGGCGCGCTTTCGCTTGCCTGCCGAGTCACCGAACCTGATCGAGTCGAAGTCATGGAAGCTGTATCTCAACAGCTTCAATCAGACGCATTTCGACGATCATGCAGCAGTGGCCCAGACACTGACCGCAGACCTGTCCAAGGCGGCGGGGGCTGAGGTCAAGGTCGAGCTGTTGGCGGTCGATGATGCTGAGCTGATGCCGCGCCCGCTGCCTGGCGAATGTATCGATGATCTGGACATCGACGTCCGTAGCTATACGCCCAGCAGTGACCATCTTGCCGTCGGCGACGAGGTTGTTGAGGAGACCTTGACCTCGCACTTGCTCAAGTCCAACTGCCCGGTGACTGGTCAGCCGGATTGGGGCAGTGTGATGATTCGCTACCGTGGCCCGCGGCTCGATCGCGAGGGCCTGTTGCGTTATATCATCGGCTATCGTCAGCATCAGGACTTCCATGAGCATTGTGTGGAGCACATCTTTACCGATTTGATGCAGCGGGCCAGACCGGAGCGACTGCTGGTCATGGCGCGCTACGTGCGTCGCGGTGGGCTCGACATCAGCCCCTGGCGCGCAACTCCGGGTGAGGAGCCGCCGCTGCCGTTGCGCCTGGCACGACAGTAG
- a CDS encoding ABC transporter permease — MNPSQIAIALWTLVVKEIKRFTRIWPQTLLPPSITMTMYFIIFGNLIGSRIGEMDGYSYMDFIVPGLIMMSVITNSYSNVASSFFSNKFQRSIEEMMVSPMPNWVILAGFVLGGMARGLGVGVIVTGVSLFFTRIDVAHPLLTLVVVVLTAALFALGGFINALLGKKFDDISIVPTFVLTPLTYLGGVFYSISLLPAFWQGASMLNPILYMVNVFRYGFLGVSDIPVGWALTAIMGFIVALFAVALWMLENGKGIRS; from the coding sequence ATGAACCCTAGTCAGATAGCGATTGCCCTGTGGACCCTGGTGGTCAAGGAGATCAAACGATTCACGCGGATCTGGCCGCAGACGCTGTTGCCACCTTCGATCACCATGACGATGTATTTCATCATCTTCGGTAATCTGATCGGCTCGCGGATCGGGGAGATGGATGGCTACAGTTATATGGACTTCATTGTTCCGGGCCTGATCATGATGTCGGTGATCACCAATAGCTACTCCAATGTTGCCTCGTCGTTCTTCTCCAACAAGTTCCAGCGCAGTATTGAAGAGATGATGGTCTCGCCGATGCCCAACTGGGTGATTCTGGCTGGCTTTGTGCTTGGTGGTATGGCGCGTGGTCTGGGTGTCGGCGTCATTGTCACTGGAGTGTCGCTGTTCTTCACTCGCATCGACGTCGCGCACCCACTGTTGACGTTGGTCGTGGTAGTGCTGACGGCAGCGTTGTTTGCCCTCGGCGGGTTCATCAACGCATTGCTCGGCAAGAAGTTTGATGACATCTCGATTGTCCCGACCTTTGTGCTGACGCCGCTCACATACCTGGGTGGAGTGTTCTACTCCATCTCGCTGCTGCCGGCGTTCTGGCAGGGTGCCTCGATGCTCAACCCGATCCTGTATATGGTCAATGTGTTCCGCTACGGTTTCCTGGGGGTATCCGATATACCCGTCGGCTGGGCGCTGACGGCGATCATGGGCTTTATCGTTGCGCTGTTCGCGGTAGCATTGTGGATGCTCGAGAATGGCAAGGGTATTCGTAGCTGA